Proteins found in one Scardovia inopinata JCM 12537 genomic segment:
- a CDS encoding cell division protein SepF: MANPFKGAMSFFGLSSTDEEDQDIEEYDDSSSQSSTFDDDEAVAPQPAFTSASLSAASPSSAPVRSRMNRITTIHPKSYEEAQLVGRAIRDGVPVVLNLTGVPEATAYRIVDFSAGVVFGVRGSIERVTPRVFLLSPAQVNIKVEQSAPENSAAGLFD; encoded by the coding sequence ATGGCGAATCCATTTAAGGGGGCTATGTCATTCTTCGGATTGTCTAGTACAGATGAGGAAGACCAGGACATCGAGGAATATGACGATTCCTCTTCCCAGTCGTCCACTTTCGACGATGATGAAGCCGTAGCTCCTCAGCCTGCTTTCACTTCTGCGAGTCTTTCAGCAGCATCACCATCCTCAGCTCCGGTGAGGTCACGCATGAACAGAATTACTACCATTCATCCTAAGTCTTATGAAGAAGCCCAGCTGGTTGGCAGAGCTATCCGGGACGGAGTTCCTGTTGTTCTTAATCTGACTGGAGTTCCTGAGGCGACTGCTTATAGGATTGTTGATTTTTCTGCTGGCGTTGTTTTTGGGGTACGCGGATCCATCGAGAGGGTAACTCCCCGCGTTTTCCTCCTTTCTCCCGCCCAGGTCAACATCAAAGTAGAACAGTCAGCTCCTGAAAATTCAGCTGCCGGCCTTTTCGACTAA
- a CDS encoding YggT family protein — translation MLLVTVILRILRIFLSAFLFILTVRMILDWVALLTRWQPGKIMYPLVNAVYTVTEPPLRLMRKIIPPLRMGLVALDLGFMVLYFAVSFLIAILP, via the coding sequence ATGCTTCTGGTAACCGTTATCTTAAGAATCCTGCGGATTTTCCTGTCTGCTTTCCTCTTTATTCTCACAGTCCGGATGATTCTGGACTGGGTAGCTCTTTTAACCCGCTGGCAGCCAGGCAAAATCATGTATCCCCTGGTCAATGCTGTGTATACGGTGACTGAGCCTCCTCTACGCCTGATGAGAAAGATTATTCCTCCTTTGAGGATGGGATTAGTGGCTCTGGATCTGGGATTCATGGTCCTGTACTTTGCAGTCTCTTTTTTGATTGCGATTCTTCCTTGA
- a CDS encoding DivIVA domain-containing protein codes for MALLTPGDIRHKQIPLAGRFQQGYNLNEVDDFLEECAQTVDELGKQYANQTQSLGPDIATLNTKVSQLTSENTKLRNELSSAQEQIQQASAKAGENASAKEDLDAANEKVKALTSQADQAKIQMDTINQQNEQLKSQVDQLNEQLNQLTAQAAQGDSASEALQQQLTGLRNERDEYLNRGEKLTQELQNSELALQETKEKLADAEKQAQESQSQVQDLRAELEKVQGELTASSQREETLRQQVAANEPSTETGSLEKIASAGGDERKTTSEKAAQMLAMAMELHDKYVNKGKDEAAQLVSDGQAQHDKKVQEADAYSEQTRTEADQYSKQVHDSADAYSAQTRNEADKYSKEAHDSADAYSAKTRNDADNYSSVTRSEADEYSRQKKAEGESYADQVRTNADAYSSKTREDADTYSRQVKDKLYADSKVIEGNIDNLKQFESDYRGRLTTFLKQLTDQINNTVTLPGAQQGQGQNGSGNGQSNQQ; via the coding sequence ATGGCACTTTTGACACCTGGCGATATTCGCCATAAGCAGATCCCGCTTGCCGGCCGCTTCCAGCAGGGATACAACCTCAATGAGGTTGATGATTTCCTGGAGGAATGTGCTCAGACTGTTGATGAGTTAGGCAAGCAGTATGCAAACCAGACGCAGTCTTTAGGCCCAGATATTGCGACCTTGAATACCAAGGTCTCTCAGCTGACAAGTGAAAACACAAAGCTCCGTAACGAGCTTAGTTCCGCTCAGGAACAGATTCAGCAGGCTTCTGCCAAAGCTGGAGAAAACGCATCTGCCAAGGAAGATCTGGACGCAGCCAATGAAAAGGTGAAGGCCCTTACTTCCCAGGCCGATCAGGCCAAAATCCAGATGGATACCATAAATCAGCAGAACGAACAGCTTAAGTCTCAGGTGGATCAGCTCAATGAGCAGCTGAACCAGCTGACTGCTCAGGCTGCTCAGGGTGATTCTGCTTCTGAAGCCCTGCAGCAGCAGTTGACCGGTTTGCGCAACGAGCGTGATGAGTATCTGAATCGGGGTGAAAAACTGACCCAGGAACTGCAGAATTCCGAGCTGGCCCTGCAGGAAACCAAGGAAAAGCTGGCCGATGCTGAAAAGCAGGCCCAAGAATCACAGTCTCAGGTTCAGGACCTTCGCGCTGAACTGGAAAAAGTCCAGGGTGAGCTGACCGCTTCGTCTCAGCGCGAGGAAACCCTCCGCCAGCAGGTGGCTGCTAATGAGCCCAGTACAGAGACCGGAAGTCTGGAGAAGATTGCCAGTGCGGGCGGGGATGAGCGCAAGACCACGTCTGAGAAGGCAGCCCAAATGCTTGCTATGGCCATGGAGCTGCATGACAAGTATGTGAACAAGGGCAAAGATGAGGCAGCCCAGCTGGTCAGCGATGGCCAGGCTCAGCACGATAAAAAAGTGCAGGAAGCTGATGCCTATTCTGAGCAGACTCGCACCGAGGCCGACCAGTATTCCAAGCAGGTCCATGATTCTGCTGATGCCTACTCGGCACAAACTCGGAATGAGGCAGATAAGTATTCCAAGGAAGCTCACGACTCTGCTGACGCCTATTCTGCTAAAACCCGCAACGATGCTGACAACTATTCTTCCGTTACCCGCAGTGAAGCAGACGAATACAGCCGTCAGAAGAAGGCAGAAGGCGAATCCTACGCCGACCAGGTAAGGACAAATGCTGATGCCTATAGCAGCAAAACCCGGGAAGATGCTGACACTTACTCCCGTCAGGTCAAGGATAAGCTCTATGCAGATTCCAAGGTTATTGAGGGCAATATTGACAACCTCAAGCAGTTTGAGTCTGATTACCGCGGCCGCCTGACTACCTTCCTTAAACAGTTGACAGATCAGATCAACAACACTGTAACCTTACCCGGTGCTCAGCAGGGACAGGGCCAGAATGGATCTGGCAACGGTCAGAGCAACCAGCAGTAA
- a CDS encoding signal peptidase II, giving the protein MKETKNRRLYGSWGCIAVFVSVSVAGLIIDQLTKAVALKYLSDGRRIPVLDGAIFLQLYRNSGASLGFASAATSAIAILALLACAALVVAAIRTDSPWWSLALGLAFAGADGNLIDRLIYSTGFMNGKVVDFIDYGWSIGNVADVFLTLAALVFVVLIVSGHPLRTPPAESARHE; this is encoded by the coding sequence GTGAAAGAGACGAAAAATAGACGGTTATATGGCTCTTGGGGCTGTATAGCCGTCTTTGTATCTGTATCAGTTGCTGGTCTGATTATCGACCAGCTCACCAAGGCTGTGGCTCTAAAATATCTGTCGGATGGGAGGAGAATCCCTGTTCTGGATGGGGCTATATTTTTGCAGCTTTACCGAAATTCCGGCGCTTCCCTGGGCTTCGCATCCGCAGCAACGTCAGCAATAGCGATCCTGGCCCTCCTTGCCTGTGCAGCCCTGGTTGTGGCTGCTATCCGGACTGACTCTCCTTGGTGGTCCCTGGCTCTGGGCCTGGCATTTGCCGGGGCAGACGGAAATCTGATTGACCGTCTGATCTATTCCACCGGCTTCATGAATGGGAAAGTGGTAGACTTCATTGATTATGGCTGGTCCATTGGCAACGTGGCCGATGTGTTCCTTACCCTTGCCGCTCTTGTCTTTGTGGTCCTCATTGTCAGCGGCCATCCTCTGCGTACACCCCCTGCAGAAAGTGCCCGCCATGAATAA
- a CDS encoding RluA family pseudouridine synthase, whose translation MNKVTMVPEDLVGVRFDLAVSRMMGLSRSKAANLIDQGQISLIGRCGLKSEKLQSGDSIRVSLTTSEKAPEPIDYDMGIVYEDGDLVVVDKPVGMAAHQSVGWTGSTVLGSLKARGVHITDYGPQGRQGIVSRLDVGTSGLMLVCKSQMAYKEMRRQFSQHEVKKTYYALAQGNLKEDKATVDAPIGRDSAADFRFTITPAGKPAITHWDVIERFGQATYISVNLETGRTHQIRVHMSSLGHPLVGDSMYGANPVLAEQLGLSRQWLHSMKLDFRHPRTHCPVHLESTLPTDLATALETLRLRTAKRDKQD comes from the coding sequence ATGAATAAGGTAACCATGGTCCCGGAGGATCTGGTTGGTGTCCGCTTTGATCTTGCTGTTTCCCGAATGATGGGTCTGTCCCGCTCAAAGGCGGCCAATCTGATTGATCAGGGGCAGATTTCCCTGATCGGTCGCTGCGGCCTGAAGTCTGAGAAGTTGCAGTCAGGAGATTCCATTCGGGTTAGTCTGACTACAAGTGAGAAGGCCCCAGAACCCATTGACTACGACATGGGAATTGTCTATGAAGATGGTGATCTGGTTGTGGTAGACAAACCTGTGGGCATGGCAGCCCACCAGTCGGTGGGATGGACCGGATCCACCGTTTTGGGCAGTTTGAAAGCCAGGGGAGTGCATATTACTGATTACGGTCCCCAGGGCCGACAGGGGATTGTTTCCCGTCTGGATGTGGGCACCAGCGGTCTTATGCTAGTTTGTAAGTCGCAGATGGCTTATAAAGAGATGAGGCGGCAATTTTCCCAGCATGAAGTTAAAAAAACCTATTATGCCCTGGCCCAGGGCAATCTGAAAGAGGACAAGGCTACGGTTGATGCTCCAATTGGCAGGGATTCAGCTGCTGACTTTCGCTTTACTATCACTCCTGCAGGCAAACCGGCTATCACTCATTGGGATGTGATAGAACGTTTCGGTCAGGCTACGTATATCAGCGTCAATCTGGAGACTGGACGGACTCATCAGATTCGGGTCCATATGTCTTCCTTGGGGCATCCTTTGGTAGGAGACAGCATGTACGGGGCTAATCCGGTTCTGGCTGAGCAGCTGGGCCTGTCCCGGCAGTGGCTGCACTCCATGAAGTTGGATTTCCGCCATCCCCGTACTCACTGCCCGGTCCATCTGGAATCCACCCTGCCAACAGATTTAGCTACAGCTTTGGAGACACTCCGTCTGAGGACGGCAAAGAGAGATAAGCAGGATTAG
- the dnaE gene encoding DNA polymerase III subunit alpha — translation MTSSSDFVHLHNHTDYSTLDGAVPVKKLVQVVKDQGQKAVGITDHGNMHGAYELWRTAVDQGIKPIIGIEAYITPGTARGDKTRVHWGTKEQHADDVSANGSYTHMTLWAQNDQGLVNLLKASSVANLEGLMGRNPRMDRDVLNTYHQGIIATTGCPSGAVQTRLRLGQYEQALREARELQDIYGKENFYVEIMDHGLTIEKRVINDLIRIADNIGAPLVATNDSHYGLEEDAKAQDALLCINSGSRLTDPNRFHFDGSGYYIKSAQQMRELFKDFPQACDNTLEIAERCNVMFDDHEDGAFMPEFDCPQGWDATSLFLHDVEQGLERRYPDGVPAQVARQADYECGVICQMQFCGYFLVVADYINWAKTHGVMVGPGRGSAAGSMVSYAMGITELDPLKHGLIFERFLNPERVSLPDIDVDFDPAGREKVLQYVTHKYGADKVAQCVTYGTIKTKQALKDSARILDYEFQMGETITKALPGSVGGKDISLHDIFDPHAKRYAEAQEFRDLYNDNPDVQKITEEAKGIEGLIRQTGVHACATIMASQPIANTSPLLKRTDGTITTTFEYHTCETLGLVKMDFLGLANLTVIKETLNNIKANGKPAVDLEKIPIDDKPTYDLLSSGHTLGVFQLDSDGMQSLLKQLKPDNFNDISALIALYRPGPMDVDSHNNYAKRKNGLQEIKPIHPELEKPLASVLDETYGLIVYQEQVQSAARILAGYSLGRADVLRRAMGKKKPEVLAKEKVPFFEGMKEHGYSQEAAQAVWDVLVPFAGYAFNKAHSAAYGLISYWTAYLKTHYPVEFMAALLQGERTNKDKTALYLGECRRMNIQVLPPDVNESVSHYSAVGNDIRFGLGAVRNVGDKIVDAIVHEREKSGGKGKFLSFLDWINRMPVSVLNKRTVESLIKGGAFDSIDPNRRALFTIHEAAIDQVVPLKRKEAEGQFDLFADAGDPSSSSADALGDANISVPQIDEWDKKTKLNFEREMLGLYVSDHPLSGLASVLANLSDMSIPQLLNKASTMPDRNQVTIAALITAVDRRVSKQGKPWAIVTLEDLEGSIQCLFFGKAYTSNQDKLVVDTVVQVKGSVSVRDDGVSIYGREVEVPSVDSADVQPVLISLPGRALDRGRMQSLSSILSRHPGYCEVRLIISQPGNKVSTIYVGDKFRVARDTSLFGEIKSLFGPRCIEN, via the coding sequence ATGACTTCCTCCTCAGATTTTGTGCATCTGCATAATCATACTGATTATTCCACTCTGGACGGAGCTGTTCCCGTTAAAAAGCTGGTCCAGGTAGTTAAGGACCAGGGGCAGAAAGCAGTGGGCATTACCGATCACGGTAATATGCATGGTGCCTATGAACTATGGAGAACAGCAGTAGACCAGGGAATTAAACCTATTATTGGCATTGAAGCCTATATAACCCCTGGTACTGCCCGGGGGGATAAGACCAGGGTTCACTGGGGTACCAAGGAGCAGCATGCCGATGATGTTTCCGCTAATGGATCCTATACCCACATGACCTTGTGGGCTCAGAATGACCAAGGCCTGGTTAACCTGCTCAAGGCTTCGTCGGTTGCCAATCTGGAAGGACTGATGGGCCGCAATCCCCGAATGGACAGGGATGTGCTGAATACCTACCACCAGGGGATTATTGCTACAACTGGATGTCCCTCAGGAGCCGTCCAGACCCGTTTGCGTTTGGGGCAGTATGAGCAGGCTCTGCGGGAAGCCAGGGAACTGCAGGACATTTATGGAAAAGAAAACTTTTATGTGGAGATCATGGATCATGGCCTGACAATTGAAAAGCGGGTTATCAATGACCTCATCAGGATTGCTGACAATATAGGGGCTCCTCTGGTGGCTACAAACGATTCCCATTACGGTTTGGAGGAGGATGCTAAGGCTCAGGATGCCCTCCTGTGTATTAACTCCGGTTCCCGCCTGACTGACCCCAACCGTTTCCATTTTGATGGCAGTGGTTACTACATTAAGTCTGCCCAGCAAATGAGGGAATTGTTCAAGGACTTTCCCCAGGCCTGCGACAACACCCTGGAAATTGCAGAACGCTGCAATGTTATGTTTGATGATCATGAAGACGGAGCTTTCATGCCTGAGTTTGACTGCCCCCAGGGCTGGGATGCTACATCACTCTTTTTGCATGATGTAGAGCAGGGCCTGGAGCGCCGGTATCCGGACGGAGTTCCTGCCCAGGTTGCCCGTCAAGCTGACTATGAATGTGGCGTAATTTGCCAGATGCAGTTCTGCGGCTACTTTTTGGTGGTTGCTGACTATATCAACTGGGCAAAAACCCATGGGGTCATGGTCGGTCCCGGACGTGGTTCCGCAGCAGGAAGTATGGTTTCCTACGCTATGGGGATCACTGAGCTGGACCCGCTCAAGCATGGGCTTATTTTTGAGCGTTTTCTTAATCCTGAGCGAGTTTCCCTGCCAGATATTGATGTGGATTTCGATCCCGCAGGCCGTGAAAAAGTTCTTCAGTATGTTACCCACAAGTATGGGGCAGACAAGGTGGCCCAATGTGTCACTTATGGGACCATCAAAACTAAGCAGGCCCTAAAAGATTCAGCCCGCATTCTGGATTATGAATTCCAGATGGGGGAGACGATTACCAAAGCCCTCCCAGGTTCTGTGGGCGGCAAAGACATCAGTCTCCATGATATTTTTGATCCTCATGCCAAACGGTATGCGGAAGCTCAGGAATTCCGCGATCTGTATAATGATAATCCCGATGTTCAGAAAATCACCGAGGAAGCCAAGGGTATTGAAGGTCTGATCCGGCAGACTGGAGTGCATGCCTGTGCCACTATCATGGCTTCCCAGCCCATCGCCAACACCTCCCCCCTGCTCAAGCGCACTGATGGAACCATTACCACGACCTTTGAATATCATACATGTGAAACCTTAGGCCTCGTTAAAATGGATTTCCTGGGTTTGGCTAACTTGACAGTCATTAAAGAGACCTTGAACAACATTAAAGCCAACGGCAAACCGGCAGTAGATCTGGAGAAAATTCCCATTGATGATAAGCCTACATATGATCTGCTGTCTTCCGGCCATACCCTGGGCGTCTTCCAGCTGGATTCTGACGGCATGCAGAGCCTGCTCAAACAACTGAAGCCTGACAATTTCAACGATATTTCGGCTCTGATCGCCCTCTATAGGCCTGGTCCTATGGATGTGGATTCCCATAACAATTATGCCAAGCGCAAGAACGGACTTCAGGAGATAAAACCCATTCATCCTGAGTTGGAGAAGCCCTTGGCGTCTGTTCTGGACGAAACCTATGGCCTTATTGTCTATCAGGAGCAGGTTCAGTCTGCTGCCCGTATTTTAGCCGGATATTCCCTGGGCAGGGCAGACGTTTTGCGAAGGGCTATGGGAAAGAAGAAGCCCGAGGTTCTGGCTAAGGAAAAGGTGCCCTTCTTTGAAGGCATGAAAGAGCATGGATACTCGCAGGAAGCTGCCCAGGCAGTTTGGGATGTGCTGGTTCCTTTTGCCGGTTATGCTTTCAACAAGGCTCATTCTGCTGCTTATGGGCTGATTTCTTATTGGACCGCCTATCTGAAAACTCATTACCCGGTAGAATTTATGGCTGCCCTCCTTCAGGGTGAACGGACGAATAAAGACAAGACAGCCCTCTACCTGGGCGAATGCAGGCGAATGAATATTCAGGTCCTGCCTCCTGATGTGAATGAGTCTGTTTCTCACTACTCAGCTGTGGGCAACGACATCCGTTTTGGCCTGGGAGCCGTTCGCAACGTGGGAGACAAGATTGTTGACGCTATTGTACACGAGAGGGAAAAGAGCGGGGGCAAGGGGAAGTTCCTCAGTTTCCTGGACTGGATCAACCGGATGCCGGTGTCGGTTTTGAACAAGAGGACGGTGGAGTCCTTGATCAAGGGCGGAGCCTTTGACAGCATCGATCCCAATCGCCGAGCTCTTTTCACTATTCATGAGGCAGCCATTGATCAGGTGGTTCCACTCAAGCGGAAGGAAGCAGAAGGCCAGTTTGACCTTTTTGCCGATGCCGGTGACCCTTCATCATCTTCTGCCGATGCCTTGGGAGATGCCAATATCAGTGTTCCTCAGATTGATGAATGGGACAAGAAAACCAAACTCAATTTTGAGCGGGAAATGTTGGGGCTCTATGTGTCTGACCATCCTCTGAGCGGCTTAGCTTCTGTTTTGGCCAACCTGAGCGATATGTCCATTCCACAGCTTCTGAACAAGGCATCCACCATGCCTGACCGCAATCAGGTAACCATCGCCGCCCTTATTACCGCAGTTGATCGCAGGGTTTCCAAGCAGGGCAAGCCCTGGGCCATTGTTACCCTGGAGGATTTGGAAGGCAGCATTCAATGCCTTTTCTTTGGCAAGGCTTATACCAGCAACCAGGACAAGCTGGTGGTGGATACGGTCGTTCAGGTTAAGGGGAGTGTGTCTGTCCGTGATGACGGGGTCAGCATTTATGGCCGCGAGGTTGAGGTTCCTTCTGTGGACTCGGCAGACGTACAGCCGGTGCTGATCAGCCTGCCTGGCCGGGCCTTAGACCGGGGCCGGATGCAGAGCCTGTCTTCTATCCTGAGCCGGCACCCAGGCTACTGCGAAGTTCGCCTGATCATCAGCCAGCCGGGGAATAAGGTCAGCACCATCTATGTGGGAGATAAATTCCGGGTCGCCCGCGATACCTCTCTCTTTGGGGAAATCAAGTCTCTTTTTGGCCCCCGCTGTATTGAAAACTGA